The following are encoded together in the Actinoplanes sp. N902-109 genome:
- a CDS encoding phytanoyl-CoA dioxygenase family protein, with product MTTTDIGAAAREAIYTDGITACKGAFSTGWADLMREDIEKAFAEASARPDGAVGRGPKRYYVEIHPEQLRGFVELVTHPWVTAVCESVLGPDYRIVELGFDIPFAGAVNQPWHRDFPMPELTRAEGKLDSLAFNLTGVDTEEDMGPFEIAPGTQFDDDPAFGHGMFPPKQSYGRYEDRAVRKYPKRGDISARSALTIHRGTRNESQKSRPVLVLGVDAPGGINGDKHDMAVTHGFWATLPAELKRHLHCPVVDVLTPITQKHTIEGLVMGAA from the coding sequence ATGACGACCACGGACATCGGCGCGGCGGCCCGCGAGGCGATCTACACCGACGGCATCACCGCCTGCAAGGGTGCGTTCAGCACCGGGTGGGCCGACCTCATGCGCGAGGACATCGAGAAGGCGTTCGCCGAGGCCAGCGCGCGCCCGGACGGCGCGGTCGGGCGCGGCCCCAAGCGCTACTACGTGGAGATCCACCCCGAGCAGCTGCGCGGCTTCGTCGAGCTGGTGACGCACCCGTGGGTCACCGCGGTGTGCGAGTCGGTGCTCGGCCCGGACTACCGGATCGTCGAGCTCGGCTTCGACATCCCGTTCGCCGGTGCGGTCAACCAGCCGTGGCACCGCGACTTCCCGATGCCCGAGCTCACCCGGGCCGAGGGCAAGCTGGACTCGCTGGCGTTCAACCTCACCGGTGTGGACACCGAGGAGGACATGGGCCCGTTCGAGATCGCCCCGGGCACCCAGTTCGACGACGACCCCGCGTTCGGGCACGGTATGTTCCCGCCCAAGCAGTCCTACGGCCGGTACGAGGACCGCGCGGTCCGCAAGTACCCGAAGCGCGGCGACATCTCGGCCCGCTCGGCGCTGACGATCCACCGCGGCACCCGCAACGAGTCGCAGAAGTCGCGCCCGGTGCTCGTGCTCGGCGTCGACGCCCCCGGGGGGATTAACGGCGACAAGCACGACATGGCCGTGACCCACGGGTTCTGGGCCACGCTCCCCGCGGAGCTCAAGCGGCACCTGCACTGCCCGGTGGTGGACGTGCTCACCCCGATCACCCAGAAGCACACCATCGAGGGCCTGGTCATGGGTGCGGCCTGA
- a CDS encoding vanadium-dependent haloperoxidase, with product MRTLLVAVLLTGAGAGAPSTAPVDIDSVRGWNDLALTAVRTTRATDADAARLYAMIGVAIYDAVNGLTAGPARAPALVPGPGPRGGDEQAAAAAAAHAVLVRADPDRAVSYDVRLESDLTRLRDARTPGVTSGERWGRQVGEAVVASRATDGSTPVESQPAGAGPGVFRAAWPGAQYREVRPFAIADPARYLPGPPPALDSVAYAGAFAEVAVLGNAALPAPDLLATYQFWSLPAGSSQPPGEWLRIALEVAQARHLPTAAQARLDALITLALADTTVSTVNTKYTYRHWRPATAIREADTDGNPATTPDPTWSPRAGSAGSSPEYVSGHSSYSTAAATVLAGFFCNDAIPFTHTTDSAPNGTPRTYPTFSAAAAEAGRSRIYGGQHFDFSNQTGATIGRGVATEVLAHSLLLRRGPTHHGACPR from the coding sequence ATGCGAACACTCCTGGTTGCCGTGCTGCTCACCGGTGCCGGGGCGGGTGCTCCATCGACTGCGCCGGTCGACATCGACAGCGTGCGCGGCTGGAACGACCTTGCCCTGACCGCCGTACGGACCACCCGCGCCACCGACGCCGACGCCGCGCGGCTGTACGCCATGATCGGCGTAGCGATCTACGACGCCGTCAACGGTCTCACCGCCGGACCCGCCCGCGCGCCGGCCCTCGTACCCGGCCCCGGCCCCCGCGGCGGTGACGAACAGGCCGCGGCGGCCGCTGCCGCGCACGCCGTGCTGGTGCGCGCCGACCCGGACCGGGCGGTCTCCTACGACGTACGCCTGGAAAGCGATCTCACCCGCCTGCGCGACGCCCGCACACCCGGCGTGACCAGCGGCGAACGCTGGGGCCGGCAGGTCGGCGAGGCGGTCGTCGCAAGCCGCGCCACCGACGGGTCGACCCCGGTCGAGAGCCAGCCGGCCGGTGCCGGACCCGGCGTGTTCCGGGCCGCCTGGCCGGGCGCGCAGTATCGCGAGGTCCGCCCGTTCGCCATCGCCGACCCCGCCCGTTATCTGCCCGGCCCGCCGCCCGCCCTGGACAGCGTCGCCTACGCGGGCGCGTTCGCCGAGGTGGCCGTGCTCGGCAACGCCGCCCTCCCGGCCCCCGACCTGCTCGCCACGTACCAGTTCTGGTCGCTGCCCGCCGGCTCCAGCCAGCCGCCGGGGGAGTGGCTCCGCATAGCGCTGGAGGTCGCCCAAGCCCGCCACCTCCCGACAGCAGCGCAGGCACGTCTTGACGCATTGATCACATTGGCGCTGGCCGACACGACAGTCAGTACCGTCAACACGAAATACACCTACCGCCACTGGCGCCCGGCCACGGCCATCCGCGAGGCGGACACCGACGGCAACCCGGCGACCACCCCGGACCCGACGTGGTCACCCCGGGCGGGCAGCGCAGGCTCGTCCCCCGAGTACGTCTCCGGCCACAGCTCCTACAGCACCGCCGCCGCAACCGTCCTGGCCGGCTTCTTCTGCAACGACGCCATCCCCTTCACCCACACCACCGACTCGGCCCCGAACGGCACACCCCGCACCTACCCCACCTTCTCCGCAGCCGCCGCGGAAGCCGGCCGCTCCCGCATCTACGGCGGCCAGCACTTCGACTTCAGCAACCAAACCGGCGCCACCATCGGCCGCGGCGTAGCAACCGAAGTCCTGGCCCACAGCCTCCTCCTCCGCCGAGGCCCCACCCACCACGGCGCCTGCCCCCGCTGA
- a CDS encoding exporter of killing factor SpbC — MTARIAGFEPRGRAYALLRTTLAAQALIVLVLDPDGRLFPATAANPGGVRCDGVHGAALWCLGGPSASLLPARLVTIVVLLPAMLGWRPRLVGIPHWYVTFSLAMAMPVPVGGDYVAQIATMLLIPVCLGDRRRWHWSPVRAPLAPGWRGAAYAATLVLRLQVTIIYATAGLAKAADGRWRDGSVLAMLSTDPRYGLPGWLRPAGLFLAGHAPLAIGAAWAVIGAEVLLAVAVHGTAGWRRAAFVVGVVLHAGIVVAFGLPTFGAVMIAVLGYACYAGRRTEGAGSGTARCAQGAPVIDAQER, encoded by the coding sequence GTGACCGCCCGGATCGCCGGGTTCGAACCCCGCGGGCGGGCGTACGCGCTGCTGCGGACCACGCTGGCGGCGCAGGCGCTGATCGTGCTGGTGCTGGATCCCGACGGCCGGCTGTTCCCGGCGACCGCGGCCAACCCGGGCGGCGTGCGCTGCGACGGCGTGCACGGGGCGGCCCTGTGGTGCCTGGGCGGCCCCTCGGCGTCGTTGCTGCCGGCCCGGCTCGTGACGATCGTCGTGCTGCTGCCGGCGATGCTCGGCTGGCGCCCGCGCCTGGTCGGCATCCCGCACTGGTACGTGACGTTCAGCCTGGCCATGGCGATGCCGGTGCCGGTCGGCGGGGACTACGTCGCGCAGATCGCCACGATGCTGCTGATCCCGGTCTGCCTGGGCGATCGGCGGCGCTGGCACTGGTCCCCGGTGCGGGCCCCGCTCGCACCGGGGTGGCGGGGCGCGGCGTACGCGGCCACGCTGGTGCTGCGGCTGCAGGTCACCATCATCTATGCGACGGCGGGCCTGGCCAAGGCGGCCGACGGGCGGTGGCGCGACGGCTCGGTGCTCGCGATGCTCTCCACCGACCCGCGCTACGGTCTGCCGGGGTGGCTGCGCCCGGCCGGGCTGTTCCTGGCCGGGCACGCGCCGCTCGCGATCGGAGCGGCCTGGGCGGTGATCGGGGCGGAGGTGCTGCTGGCGGTGGCGGTGCACGGCACGGCCGGGTGGCGGCGGGCGGCGTTCGTCGTCGGCGTCGTGTTGCACGCCGGGATCGTGGTGGCGTTCGGCCTGCCCACGTTCGGGGCAGTGATGATCGCTGTGCTGGGCTACGCCTGTTACGCCGGCCGGCGTACGGAAGGCGCGGGCAGCGGAACCGCCCGGTGTGCGCAGGGCGCGCCGGTCATCGATGCACAGGAAAGGTGA
- a CDS encoding D-alanyl-D-alanine carboxypeptidase family protein encodes MTNLHRKPVRLRAAAAVATLAAAVGAVAGPPAPASAAVPEVAQTWASLMYHSLTPTPAYTALRQRLAGQRDALKATTAQLPVRRTEQGAAQTALTTAIAEDAVARTRYAIARVDLATARNTLTVVTQQRPRNSSAVAKAKAAVTAAAKLTATRRGEAATAATALKTAQGTAEAATTALDGTQAALERTTAAITVNQQRLIALDQANAAYAGQAAALSRDVVNQVRGSFTVADSTTVYGIRVHKNVAYAFKLMLDDAKADGVDLSGGGFRTRERQIELRKVNGCPDIYTAPASSCRVPTAIPGRSLHELGLAIDITSGGRTLTAGSAGFKWLSANAGRYGFVNLPSEPWHWSITGS; translated from the coding sequence ATGACGAACCTCCACCGTAAGCCCGTCCGCCTGCGCGCCGCCGCAGCCGTCGCCACCCTCGCCGCAGCGGTGGGGGCCGTCGCCGGCCCGCCCGCGCCCGCATCCGCCGCGGTGCCCGAGGTCGCGCAGACATGGGCGTCGCTGATGTACCACAGCCTGACGCCGACCCCGGCCTACACCGCGCTGCGCCAGCGGCTCGCCGGCCAGCGCGACGCACTCAAGGCCACGACGGCGCAGCTGCCCGTCCGCCGCACCGAACAGGGCGCCGCACAGACGGCGCTGACGACGGCGATCGCCGAGGACGCCGTCGCCCGTACCCGCTATGCGATCGCCCGGGTGGACCTCGCGACAGCGCGGAACACGCTCACCGTGGTGACGCAGCAGCGCCCGCGCAACAGCTCGGCGGTGGCCAAGGCCAAGGCCGCGGTGACCGCCGCCGCGAAGCTCACCGCCACCCGTCGAGGCGAGGCCGCCACCGCCGCCACGGCGCTCAAGACCGCGCAGGGCACGGCGGAGGCAGCCACCACCGCGCTCGACGGCACCCAGGCCGCACTGGAGCGCACCACGGCGGCGATCACCGTCAACCAGCAGCGGCTCATCGCCCTGGACCAGGCCAACGCCGCGTACGCCGGGCAGGCCGCCGCGCTCAGCCGCGACGTCGTCAACCAGGTCCGCGGCTCGTTCACCGTGGCCGACTCCACCACCGTGTACGGCATCCGGGTGCACAAGAACGTCGCGTACGCCTTCAAGCTGATGCTGGACGACGCGAAGGCCGACGGCGTCGACCTGTCCGGCGGCGGGTTCCGCACCCGCGAGCGCCAGATCGAGCTGCGCAAGGTCAACGGTTGCCCGGACATCTACACGGCGCCGGCCTCGTCCTGCCGGGTGCCGACGGCGATCCCGGGGCGTTCCCTGCACGAGCTCGGACTGGCCATCGACATCACGTCCGGCGGGCGGACACTGACTGCGGGGAGTGCCGGGTTCAAGTGGCTGTCGGCCAATGCCGGCCGCTACGGCTTCGTCAACCTGCCTTCGGAGCCGTGGCACTGGTCGATCACCGGATCCTGA
- a CDS encoding LacI family DNA-binding transcriptional regulator: protein MGATLRQVAERAGVSVRTVSNVVSGFALVAPETRSRVQAAIDELQYRPNAAARHLRGGRSGLVALAVPEIASPYFGELAGLLAREAERRSWLMLIQQTGGDAKDERALLDGVRGQVVDGVILSPWALSPADLTHRTETLPLVLLGEQDADGLLDHVAVDSVAAAREATAHLIARGRTRIAAIGRQPHLENGTAARRLQGYRQALTAAGLPVRPDLEIPVARLHRADGAEAMATLLNRADAVFCFSDQLALGAMRTALRHGLRIPQDLAVAGFDDVEDGRYATPALTTIAPDKEAIAREALTCLEDRLAGDRTAPARRIVVGHRLVVRDST, encoded by the coding sequence ATGGGCGCGACTCTGCGGCAGGTGGCCGAACGGGCCGGGGTGTCGGTGCGCACGGTGTCCAACGTGGTCAGCGGCTTCGCCCTGGTGGCACCGGAGACCCGCTCCCGGGTGCAGGCCGCGATCGACGAGCTGCAATACCGGCCCAACGCCGCCGCCCGGCACCTGCGCGGCGGGCGTTCCGGGCTGGTCGCGCTGGCCGTGCCCGAGATCGCGTCGCCCTACTTCGGCGAACTCGCCGGCCTGCTCGCCCGGGAGGCGGAACGCCGGTCCTGGCTGATGCTCATCCAGCAGACCGGCGGCGACGCCAAGGACGAAAGAGCCCTGCTCGACGGCGTACGGGGCCAAGTGGTCGACGGCGTCATCCTCAGCCCCTGGGCCCTGTCCCCGGCCGACCTGACCCACCGCACCGAGACCCTCCCGCTCGTGCTGCTCGGCGAACAGGACGCCGACGGCCTGCTCGACCACGTCGCCGTGGACAGCGTCGCCGCCGCCCGCGAGGCCACCGCCCACCTCATCGCCCGCGGCCGCACCCGGATAGCGGCCATCGGCCGGCAACCCCACCTGGAGAACGGCACCGCGGCCCGCCGCCTGCAGGGTTACCGTCAGGCGCTGACCGCGGCCGGCCTGCCGGTGCGGCCGGACCTCGAGATCCCGGTGGCCCGCCTGCACCGCGCGGACGGCGCCGAGGCCATGGCCACCCTGCTGAACCGCGCCGACGCGGTGTTCTGCTTCAGCGACCAGCTCGCCCTGGGCGCCATGCGGACCGCCCTGCGGCACGGCCTGCGCATCCCGCAGGACCTGGCGGTGGCGGGCTTCGACGACGTGGAGGACGGCCGCTACGCAACTCCCGCACTCACCACCATCGCCCCGGACAAGGAGGCCATTGCCCGCGAGGCTCTGACCTGTCTGGAGGACCGTCTCGCCGGCGACCGCACGGCCCCGGCCCGGCGCATCGTGGTCGGCCACCGGCTCGTCGTCCGCGACAGCACCTGA
- a CDS encoding GNAT family N-acetyltransferase: MSVEVSVLDPAALTEEDVDRYHALVTSAAAVDRPENPPLTRAWTHSWLTTPDTADRTTLYWSARLGGSIAGVGKLVLPGHENGRSAEVDLRVGPEQRRRGVARALLAAMAPAAQEHDRVTLFSWIVADAPPAFLAERLGAEIVHTNHLQVLRLDGGGADRWRTPEPAGYRSVRWIGHVPDDLLELFATAKKAIQDAPLGGTATQIPVWTPERIRAAERDLAARGVERRVVVAVHEATGEIAGLTELQFHPERPRVGIQQDTSVRREHRGHGLGRFVKAEMLGWVTATRDLRPELVMTTTATQNAHMRRINEELGFELARRIQLAEIKTDALRAALG, encoded by the coding sequence ATGTCCGTCGAGGTCTCGGTCCTGGATCCGGCCGCGCTCACCGAGGAGGACGTGGACCGGTACCACGCGCTGGTCACCTCGGCGGCCGCCGTCGACCGGCCGGAGAACCCGCCGCTGACCCGGGCGTGGACGCACAGCTGGCTGACCACGCCGGACACCGCGGACCGTACGACGCTGTACTGGTCGGCGCGGCTCGGCGGCAGCATCGCCGGCGTGGGCAAGCTGGTGCTGCCCGGGCACGAGAACGGCCGCAGCGCCGAGGTGGACCTGCGGGTCGGGCCGGAGCAGCGCCGCCGGGGGGTGGCCCGCGCGCTGCTGGCCGCCATGGCGCCCGCCGCGCAGGAGCACGATCGGGTCACGCTGTTCTCCTGGATCGTCGCCGATGCCCCGCCGGCGTTCCTGGCCGAGCGGCTCGGTGCCGAGATCGTGCACACCAACCACCTGCAGGTGCTGCGGCTCGACGGGGGCGGCGCCGACCGGTGGCGGACCCCCGAGCCGGCCGGCTACCGCTCCGTACGGTGGATCGGGCACGTCCCCGACGATCTGCTGGAGCTGTTCGCCACGGCCAAGAAGGCCATCCAGGACGCACCGCTCGGCGGGACCGCCACGCAGATCCCGGTGTGGACGCCCGAGCGCATCCGGGCCGCCGAGCGGGACCTGGCGGCCCGCGGGGTCGAGCGCCGGGTGGTGGTCGCGGTGCACGAAGCCACCGGCGAGATCGCCGGGCTGACCGAGCTGCAGTTCCACCCCGAGCGCCCGCGGGTGGGCATCCAGCAGGACACCTCCGTACGAAGGGAGCACCGCGGCCACGGTCTCGGCCGGTTCGTGAAGGCGGAGATGCTGGGGTGGGTGACCGCGACCCGCGACCTGCGCCCGGAGCTGGTCATGACCACGACCGCCACGCAGAACGCGCACATGCGACGGATCAACGAGGAGCTCGGCTTCGAGCTGGCCCGCCGGATCCAGCTGGCCGAGATCAAGACCGACGCCCTGCGTGCCGCTCTGGGTTAG
- a CDS encoding SGNH/GDSL hydrolase family protein, whose protein sequence is MTITFAVLGDSIAYGQGATRPADTISARLAADLAGSGIPAEVRMFAVPGADSRSLAAQVDRATAADPHLALIIIGANDLTHMVPPQQAATLLGDAVRTLRGAGAEVVVAPAPDLSVVPWVPPQMRLLVQAGSRALRQEQTRAALAAGARIADISGTSAAAFASDASLFSADRFHPSSAGYAVISTALTPTIREAAAAAKAPR, encoded by the coding sequence GTGACGATCACCTTCGCCGTTCTTGGCGACTCCATCGCGTACGGCCAGGGCGCCACCCGCCCGGCCGACACGATCAGCGCGCGACTCGCCGCCGACCTGGCCGGTTCGGGCATCCCCGCCGAGGTTCGGATGTTCGCGGTGCCCGGCGCTGACAGCCGCTCGCTGGCCGCGCAAGTCGACCGGGCCACCGCCGCGGACCCCCACCTCGCGCTCATCATCATCGGCGCGAATGATCTCACCCACATGGTTCCGCCGCAGCAGGCTGCCACGCTGCTCGGCGACGCGGTGCGGACCCTGCGCGGCGCCGGCGCCGAGGTGGTCGTGGCGCCGGCGCCGGACCTCAGTGTCGTACCGTGGGTGCCGCCGCAGATGCGGTTGCTGGTCCAGGCCGGCAGCCGGGCCCTCCGGCAGGAGCAGACCCGCGCCGCGCTGGCCGCCGGGGCCCGCATCGCCGACATCAGCGGCACCTCGGCCGCGGCCTTCGCCTCCGACGCGAGCCTCTTCAGCGCCGACCGCTTCCACCCGTCAAGCGCCGGCTACGCGGTGATCAGCACCGCCCTGACCCCCACGATCCGCGAGGCAGCCGCCGCCGCCAAAGCCCCGCGCTGA